The following proteins are co-located in the Imtechella halotolerans genome:
- a CDS encoding NAD(P)-dependent alcohol dehydrogenase, with the protein MEKKSTKAIGAVAATEALEELLIQRREVMAHDVEIEILYCGICHSDLHAVHNDWGGTTYPVVPGHEIVGRVSKIGSEVSKFKVGDLAGVGCIVDSCRSCSQCHDGEEQFCENGWTLVFNAPDKISGGHTYGGFSESIVVDENYVVHVPETLPLDQAAPILCAGITVYSPLKHWKAGPGKHIGIIGMGGLGHMAIKIAKAMGATVTVFTTTESKAADANRLGADNVVLSTNKKQMKDCPKQDMILDTVSAKHDVNVFLNLLKVDGSLVLVGLPNQPLEVGAFNIVNGRRSFSGSNIGGIAETQEVLDFCAKHGITADIELIGVQEVNTAFERLEKGDVKYRFVIDMKSI; encoded by the coding sequence ATGGAAAAGAAATCAACAAAGGCTATTGGGGCAGTTGCTGCTACCGAGGCATTAGAAGAACTGCTCATTCAAAGAAGAGAGGTGATGGCACATGATGTAGAAATTGAAATTCTATATTGTGGAATATGTCATTCTGATTTACATGCTGTGCATAATGACTGGGGTGGTACTACCTATCCTGTAGTTCCCGGACATGAGATTGTGGGAAGGGTTTCAAAGATTGGATCAGAGGTAAGTAAATTTAAAGTAGGGGATCTGGCGGGTGTTGGCTGTATTGTAGATAGTTGTCGTAGCTGTAGTCAATGTCATGATGGAGAGGAACAGTTTTGTGAGAATGGATGGACCCTGGTGTTTAATGCTCCTGATAAGATATCTGGAGGTCATACCTATGGAGGTTTTTCTGAATCCATTGTTGTGGATGAAAATTATGTAGTACATGTGCCTGAAACTCTACCTCTTGACCAGGCGGCACCCATTCTTTGTGCAGGTATAACGGTGTATTCTCCTTTAAAGCATTGGAAAGCGGGTCCTGGAAAACATATCGGAATTATTGGTATGGGTGGACTAGGTCATATGGCTATTAAAATAGCAAAGGCCATGGGAGCCACAGTAACGGTGTTTACTACCACAGAGTCAAAGGCTGCAGATGCGAATCGTCTGGGAGCGGATAATGTGGTGTTATCAACCAATAAAAAACAAATGAAAGATTGTCCTAAACAGGATATGATACTGGATACCGTATCGGCTAAACATGATGTGAATGTATTTCTGAATCTTTTAAAGGTGGATGGTTCTCTGGTACTAGTGGGTCTTCCTAACCAGCCTTTAGAGGTGGGTGCCTTTAATATAGTTAATGGAAGGCGTAGTTTTTCAGGGTCAAACATAGGTGGGATAGCAGAGACGCAGGAGGTATTGGATTTTTGTGCCAAACATGGGATTACGGCTGATATTGAATTAATTGGTGTTCAGGAAGTAAATACGGCCTTTGAGCGTCTTGAGAAAGGTGATGTTAAGTATCGTTTTGTCATTGATATGAAATCCATTTAG
- a CDS encoding DUF2938 domain-containing protein, with translation MNILLQITLIGIGATAIMDSFTFLLRCIGIQTLDYKYVGRWVGHLWKGRFTHSTIFTANPIKHEKIIGWTAHYAIGISFAFLLVYFDGVQWLDRPRPVPALVVGILTTIAPFFIMQPSFGIGWAASKTPNPNKARLMSIIIHLVYGIGLYLSALLFKSIAM, from the coding sequence ATGAACATCCTTCTTCAAATCACCCTCATTGGCATAGGTGCCACAGCTATTATGGACAGTTTTACATTCCTTCTAAGATGTATAGGAATACAAACCCTTGACTACAAATACGTCGGTAGATGGGTTGGTCATCTCTGGAAGGGTCGGTTTACCCATTCCACCATTTTTACAGCAAACCCGATAAAACATGAGAAAATTATTGGTTGGACTGCTCATTATGCCATCGGAATTAGCTTTGCCTTTCTACTGGTATATTTCGATGGAGTTCAATGGTTAGATAGGCCAAGACCAGTACCTGCCCTTGTAGTTGGCATACTCACCACCATAGCACCCTTTTTTATAATGCAACCCTCATTTGGAATTGGCTGGGCTGCCTCTAAAACTCCAAATCCCAACAAAGCAAGACTTATGAGTATCATCATACATTTAGTATATGGAATTGGGCTGTATCTAAGCGCACTACTGTTTAAAAGTATAGCAATGTAA
- a CDS encoding SMI1/KNR4 family protein, translating into MGISVLLNRLEEAIEKCNDIDFREDFKIERFAPVPVEAILEVENRLGISLPKSYVNFVTNHGIFHIGSFKLWPVNHLNSGLNELASEVGVKLSEVGVEKCSEEVSGLLGITKQEAMSFNSFVFFATYYHEDHFAFDLRTRNKYTQESQCKLINFHDIVTIAQEPFHTCESDTFEQYIVSFIIKQLRLNYPKFYRSFSFEDL; encoded by the coding sequence ATGGGAATATCCGTATTATTAAATAGGCTAGAGGAGGCTATTGAAAAGTGTAATGACATTGATTTTAGGGAAGATTTTAAAATAGAAAGGTTTGCCCCTGTGCCTGTAGAGGCGATTTTAGAAGTAGAAAACAGACTTGGGATTTCTTTACCAAAAAGCTATGTGAACTTTGTAACCAATCATGGAATTTTCCATATTGGTAGTTTTAAATTGTGGCCTGTAAATCATTTAAATTCAGGGCTTAATGAACTAGCGTCTGAAGTAGGGGTTAAGCTTTCTGAGGTAGGGGTAGAGAAGTGTTCAGAGGAAGTTTCCGGGCTACTGGGAATCACAAAACAAGAGGCTATGAGTTTTAATAGCTTTGTGTTTTTTGCTACCTACTACCATGAAGATCATTTTGCTTTTGATTTGAGAACTCGAAATAAGTACACCCAGGAGAGCCAGTGTAAACTAATTAATTTCCATGATATAGTAACCATTGCCCAAGAACCGTTTCACACATGTGAGTCCGATACTTTTGAGCAGTATATTGTAAGCTTTATAATAAAGCAACTAAGGTTAAACTACCCAAAATTCTATAGGTCCTTTTCTTTTGAGGATCTTTAG
- a CDS encoding fasciclin domain-containing protein — protein sequence MKKRLFQLSLICFSLLFVSCSDDDDDKQMTIADYVASSANYSSLKAALDRAGLTATLDASTSFTVFAPDNAAFSAFLEDNGFASLNDVPVGVLTEVLLNHVVVGVNRSSSLTTGYVKTLAKENTTDNEIDMYINTEDGVLINGQSSVVAADIDVSNGVIHAVDKVIGLPTVVTFATADATFSTLVAALTADPGFTYVTTLSSTTAPAPFTVFAPTNTAFGNLLTELGANSLGDIPIPTVQATLNTHVIAGANVLSSSLTNGMTVTTLGDSFTINLGTSATFTDLNGRTGNIVVTDVQASNGVIHVVDKVILPQLD from the coding sequence ATGAAAAAAAGACTCTTTCAACTATCACTAATTTGTTTTTCATTACTCTTTGTATCATGCTCAGATGACGATGATGATAAGCAAATGACCATAGCGGACTACGTAGCCTCTAGTGCTAACTATAGTTCACTAAAAGCAGCTTTAGATAGAGCTGGATTAACAGCCACTTTGGATGCCTCTACCAGCTTTACTGTATTTGCACCAGACAATGCAGCATTCTCTGCATTTCTAGAAGACAATGGATTCGCTTCCTTAAATGATGTCCCAGTGGGAGTACTTACAGAGGTGTTACTAAACCACGTAGTGGTTGGAGTTAACCGTTCTTCAAGCCTGACTACAGGATATGTAAAAACCCTAGCTAAGGAGAACACTACAGATAACGAAATTGATATGTACATTAATACCGAGGATGGGGTACTTATCAATGGACAATCTTCCGTGGTTGCAGCTGATATTGACGTTAGCAATGGTGTCATTCATGCCGTTGATAAGGTTATTGGACTTCCTACAGTGGTAACCTTTGCAACAGCTGATGCCACATTTAGTACGCTAGTGGCTGCTTTAACAGCAGATCCAGGCTTTACCTATGTAACCACTTTAAGTTCCACTACTGCACCTGCTCCATTTACAGTGTTTGCACCCACAAATACCGCCTTTGGTAATTTATTGACTGAATTAGGCGCTAATAGCTTAGGAGATATTCCAATTCCTACTGTGCAGGCAACACTAAACACCCACGTTATTGCCGGGGCTAATGTGCTATCCTCTTCACTCACCAATGGTATGACAGTTACAACGCTAGGGGATTCCTTCACTATTAACCTTGGAACATCAGCTACCTTTACTGATCTTAACGGAAGAACAGGAAATATCGTTGTAACAGATGTTCAGGCTTCTAATGGAGTAATTCATGTGGTAGACAAGGTAATTCTACCTCAATTGGATTAA
- a CDS encoding cold-shock protein has translation MGDSYFKKENAKKKTKKKQEKLQRREDRKVNNNKGKDLEDMIIYVDINGNFTSVPPHLQTTQPVAPRRREEEEPEDALDPDKEFTGIVTYVSEKGYGFITEDTSNDSVFFHHKQLSQQFNKHDSVIYNKEKTDRGDRAINIKKK, from the coding sequence ATGGGGGACTCTTATTTTAAGAAAGAAAATGCCAAGAAAAAAACAAAGAAGAAACAAGAAAAATTGCAGCGCCGAGAGGACCGCAAGGTGAATAATAACAAAGGAAAAGATCTGGAAGACATGATAATCTATGTAGATATCAATGGAAATTTCACATCGGTTCCACCACACCTTCAAACTACCCAGCCTGTAGCACCCAGAAGAAGAGAAGAAGAAGAACCTGAAGATGCCTTGGATCCGGATAAGGAGTTTACAGGTATTGTAACTTATGTCAGTGAAAAAGGCTATGGCTTTATTACTGAGGATACATCAAACGATAGTGTGTTTTTTCACCATAAACAATTATCACAGCAATTTAACAAACACGATAGTGTGATCTATAATAAGGAAAAAACAGATCGTGGGGATAGAGCAATCAACATCAAAAAAAAGTAA
- a CDS encoding RNA recognition motif domain-containing protein: protein MNIFVGNLSFQTSEEQLLDVFTPFGEVSSVKVIVDGYSNRSRGFAFVEMPVSEHALTAIERLNESMLDSRVIVVNEAKPKRSNDRFSSNRSW from the coding sequence ATGAATATTTTTGTTGGCAATCTGAGTTTTCAGACTTCAGAAGAACAATTACTTGATGTATTTACTCCTTTTGGTGAAGTTTCTTCTGTAAAGGTTATCGTAGATGGTTATTCAAATCGTTCCAGAGGTTTTGCCTTTGTTGAGATGCCTGTGTCTGAGCATGCTTTGACTGCTATTGAAAGACTAAATGAATCTATGCTAGATTCAAGGGTTATTGTAGTCAATGAAGCGAAACCCAAAAGAAGTAATGATCGTTTTTCTTCTAACCGAAGCTGGTAA
- a CDS encoding helix-turn-helix domain-containing protein, whose translation MNSRKAVVLPKFQKIFDQIGENIKLARKRRKLTTEQVSERAGIHRATLYRIEKGDPAVAIGLYFNVLRVMNLQDDFLKLANDDAFGRKLQDLDLL comes from the coding sequence ATGAATTCAAGGAAGGCAGTCGTATTACCAAAGTTTCAAAAGATTTTTGACCAAATTGGTGAGAACATCAAGCTGGCACGAAAGCGAAGAAAGCTCACCACAGAGCAGGTATCGGAACGTGCAGGTATTCACAGGGCTACCCTTTATCGAATAGAAAAAGGTGACCCTGCCGTGGCCATTGGGCTCTATTTTAATGTGCTTAGGGTGATGAATCTTCAGGATGATTTTTTGAAGCTGGCCAATGATGATGCATTTGGTAGAAAATTACAAGATTTGGATTTATTATAA
- a CDS encoding DEAD/DEAH box helicase — protein MQFKNLPIIPPIMKAVEKAGYTTATEIQSKTIPHTLKGGDIIGCAQTGTGKTASFAIPVLQLLHDKKVKHSKVRALVLTPTRELAIQVSDNFKSYGAYLSVSHLAIFGGVSHEPQKAALKKGVDILIATPGRLMDLYEQGYIDFSQIEILVLDEADRMLDMGFVHEVKRIVAKLPTKRQTLFFSATMPEAIRKLAKQLLKDPIEINVTPVSSTANSVKQSVYFVEKNEKLKLLVELLSDKEINRSLVFSRTKHGADRLAKQLLKTGITAAAIHGNKSQNNRQRALNDFKGSKIRVLIATDIAARGIDIDELPHVVNYELPNVAETYVHRIGRTGRAGKQGVAVSFCDRDEKKDLKNIQNLIGFTMTVAKNTALPTRNV, from the coding sequence ATGCAATTTAAAAATTTACCTATTATACCGCCAATAATGAAGGCGGTAGAAAAAGCTGGTTATACTACAGCTACTGAAATACAAAGTAAAACAATTCCACACACCTTAAAAGGTGGTGATATTATTGGTTGTGCTCAAACCGGTACGGGAAAAACGGCTTCTTTTGCCATTCCTGTACTTCAACTTTTGCATGACAAAAAAGTAAAACACTCGAAGGTACGTGCTTTGGTACTAACACCTACACGAGAATTGGCTATTCAGGTCAGTGACAATTTTAAATCCTACGGGGCTTATTTATCCGTATCACACCTGGCTATTTTTGGTGGGGTATCCCATGAACCTCAAAAAGCGGCCTTAAAAAAAGGGGTTGATATCCTTATTGCTACTCCTGGAAGGTTAATGGATCTGTATGAGCAAGGCTATATCGATTTCTCTCAAATAGAGATATTGGTTTTAGACGAGGCGGATCGAATGTTGGATATGGGGTTTGTACATGAAGTAAAGCGAATTGTTGCTAAGCTTCCTACAAAAAGACAAACCTTGTTTTTTTCGGCTACTATGCCTGAGGCTATACGAAAACTTGCCAAACAGTTATTAAAGGATCCTATTGAGATAAATGTGACACCCGTTTCTTCAACGGCAAATAGTGTGAAGCAATCAGTGTACTTTGTAGAAAAAAATGAGAAGCTTAAACTGTTGGTTGAACTGTTAAGTGATAAAGAAATAAACAGATCCCTGGTCTTCTCTAGAACAAAACATGGTGCTGACAGATTAGCCAAGCAATTATTGAAGACAGGAATCACTGCAGCAGCCATACATGGGAACAAATCTCAGAACAACAGGCAAAGGGCATTGAATGATTTTAAAGGCAGCAAAATCAGGGTGCTGATTGCCACAGATATCGCCGCTAGAGGGATTGATATTGATGAATTACCTCATGTAGTGAATTATGAATTACCTAACGTAGCCGAGACCTATGTACATAGAATAGGGAGAACTGGACGTGCAGGTAAACAGGGTGTAGCAGTTTCATTTTGTGATAGAGATGAAAAGAAGGATTTGAAGAACATTCAAAATCTGATAGGATTTACAATGACTGTAGCTAAGAATACAGCTTTACCAACTAGAAACGTATAA
- a CDS encoding AAA family ATPase: MINKIESIRDFGIYKSFSWNSATGLKNFNHKNLIYGWNYSGKTTLSRIFSSLRDKKMHGSYDRSFFKINTTAGDFDSNSLQNFPFNILVFNSDYIKDNLNFSIHKDEISESKTILFEVGDNAKYEEKIIEFKNKIDLINGTETIIGKKDPYLKIVDDFEIYDRANTGKFTLFAKEIKIDHFGSEIDFTKANLKPIVAKVKQNLSEFIITDKKKLAQLKAIVLSKEPKEVLDEVFLNSTYDKIIKSVNDLLVKIPDKKNLDKILDSNSEIYTWVKKGKELHPEPTKCLFCDNDIKPERFQYLNEFFNSEASNIKEGINNVKKQLVDEENSIKQINFPSSSNDLNLGYIDEYINSKKELDKLLTSYKRHLKTLILKLDLKQSKSIHIRINEIKEFDFSLITSKIEQLNSVIRSNNDFSKEFKHRIEIERNLYKDYLIASFLKREKYIEKEKKCKLANEKIEKLNTQATDFQKQIQFYESKKVSDAEGALRYTYFIQTFLNRNDIEIILETTSKKFLLLRGGENASNLSEGEKTAIAFSHFLVTIKALESKRVFKDYIVFIDDPISSLDGNHIFQINSILKEMLFSNNNPGGEWKLKCLQLFCSTHNFEFFNLLRELPMGKTNKESKYYIERNFADNTAIIRELPAIIGQYKSEYHYLFKEIYEFNKLGKPLKSDKLLLIPNTLRRFLEMYTLTKYPSDQNVDQRADRIFTPEISKRICKPFHYFSHLDNLDRIGKQSEYVADIPVACKELIRHIKKKDKLHFEALEAAINLKK, translated from the coding sequence ATGATAAATAAAATTGAAAGTATTAGGGATTTTGGTATCTACAAGAGTTTTTCATGGAACTCTGCAACTGGTCTAAAAAACTTTAATCATAAAAATTTAATTTATGGCTGGAATTATTCAGGCAAAACGACTTTATCTCGAATATTCAGTTCTTTACGTGATAAAAAAATGCACGGTAGTTATGATAGAAGCTTTTTTAAGATAAATACAACTGCTGGAGATTTCGATTCAAACTCTTTACAAAACTTCCCTTTTAACATTCTTGTCTTTAATTCAGATTACATTAAAGACAATCTAAACTTCAGTATTCATAAAGATGAAATATCTGAGTCAAAAACAATTTTGTTTGAAGTTGGTGATAACGCCAAATATGAAGAGAAAATAATTGAGTTTAAAAATAAAATTGATTTGATTAATGGCACTGAAACAATAATTGGAAAAAAAGATCCATACTTAAAAATAGTAGATGATTTTGAAATTTATGACAGGGCTAACACTGGTAAGTTTACTTTATTTGCAAAAGAAATTAAAATTGACCACTTTGGAAGTGAAATCGATTTTACTAAGGCAAATCTAAAGCCTATTGTAGCTAAGGTTAAACAAAATTTATCTGAATTTATTATAACTGACAAAAAGAAATTAGCCCAACTTAAAGCTATCGTTTTGTCTAAAGAGCCCAAAGAAGTACTGGATGAAGTCTTTCTCAACTCTACATATGACAAAATAATTAAATCAGTTAATGATTTATTGGTAAAAATCCCTGATAAAAAGAATTTAGATAAAATATTAGATAGTAATTCAGAAATATATACATGGGTTAAGAAGGGCAAAGAACTTCATCCAGAACCCACCAAATGTTTGTTTTGTGATAATGATATTAAACCCGAAAGATTTCAATATCTAAACGAGTTTTTCAATAGTGAAGCTTCAAATATAAAAGAGGGCATAAACAATGTAAAAAAACAACTCGTTGACGAAGAAAATAGTATAAAACAAATTAATTTTCCTTCCAGTAGTAATGACCTAAATCTAGGGTACATTGATGAATATATAAATTCAAAGAAAGAACTTGATAAGTTACTTACATCCTACAAAAGGCACCTAAAAACTCTTATATTAAAACTCGATTTGAAACAAAGCAAATCTATACATATCCGAATAAACGAAATAAAGGAATTTGATTTTTCGCTAATAACGAGTAAAATAGAACAGTTAAACAGCGTTATAAGAAGCAATAATGATTTTTCAAAGGAGTTCAAACACAGAATAGAAATTGAAAGAAACTTATATAAAGACTACTTAATAGCTTCGTTTCTAAAGAGAGAGAAATATATCGAGAAAGAAAAAAAGTGCAAATTAGCGAATGAAAAAATAGAAAAACTAAACACTCAAGCAACTGATTTTCAAAAGCAAATTCAATTTTATGAATCAAAAAAAGTTAGTGACGCTGAAGGAGCATTAAGATATACATACTTTATTCAAACTTTTTTAAATCGCAATGACATTGAAATAATTCTAGAAACAACATCTAAAAAGTTTTTATTACTCAGAGGTGGTGAAAATGCGTCAAATTTAAGTGAAGGCGAAAAAACTGCTATTGCTTTTTCTCATTTTTTAGTTACGATAAAAGCCCTAGAATCTAAAAGGGTATTTAAGGATTATATTGTTTTTATTGATGACCCAATTTCAAGTTTAGATGGGAATCACATTTTTCAAATAAACTCAATTTTAAAGGAAATGCTCTTTTCCAATAACAATCCTGGGGGCGAGTGGAAACTAAAATGCCTTCAATTGTTTTGTTCAACTCACAATTTCGAATTCTTCAATTTATTGAGAGAATTGCCAATGGGCAAAACAAACAAGGAGTCTAAATACTATATTGAAAGAAATTTTGCTGACAACACAGCAATTATAAGGGAATTACCTGCAATTATAGGCCAATATAAATCTGAATACCATTATTTATTTAAGGAAATCTATGAGTTCAACAAATTAGGAAAACCATTAAAATCAGACAAGCTACTTTTAATTCCAAATACTTTAAGAAGGTTTTTGGAAATGTACACATTAACTAAATATCCAAGTGACCAAAATGTTGATCAAAGGGCTGATAGGATTTTCACACCAGAAATTTCCAAAAGAATCTGTAAACCATTTCATTATTTTAGCCATTTAGACAATCTAGATAGAATTGGTAAGCAAAGTGAATATGTGGCTGATATTCCTGTCGCCTGTAAAGAGTTAATAAGACATATAAAGAAAAAAGATAAACTTCATTTTGAAGCACTTGAAGCAGCAATTAATCTAAAAAAATGA
- a CDS encoding SRPBCC family protein: MLNIEHRNYIKVPASIVYEVLTSSKGLGEIWTKKLDVQAKEGYINIFDFDEGYLTKMKILRLEPNSTIVWECIASDEQWVGTGVSFELTEKDQITTVVLKHTNWRELTDFYQWCNYNWALFLQRLKIYCEKQHDF, from the coding sequence ATGCTAAACATTGAACACAGAAATTACATTAAAGTTCCAGCCTCCATAGTATATGAGGTTTTAACATCCTCAAAGGGTCTAGGTGAAATTTGGACAAAAAAACTAGACGTACAAGCCAAAGAAGGGTATATAAATATATTTGACTTTGATGAAGGGTATCTTACAAAAATGAAAATCCTACGTCTAGAGCCTAATTCTACTATAGTTTGGGAATGTATAGCGTCCGATGAGCAGTGGGTAGGTACAGGAGTTTCCTTTGAACTCACTGAAAAGGATCAAATCACCACCGTCGTTTTAAAGCACACCAACTGGAGAGAACTAACCGATTTCTATCAATGGTGCAATTATAATTGGGCTCTTTTTCTTCAGAGACTAAAAATATACTGTGAAAAACAACATGATTTTTAA
- a CDS encoding cold-shock protein, which yields MQEGTVKFFNDTKGFGFITPSNGDRDVFVHTTGLLDNVQENDKVTYDIEHGQRGMFAVNVKRQ from the coding sequence ATGCAAGAAGGAACAGTAAAATTTTTCAACGACACTAAAGGTTTTGGATTCATAACTCCATCAAATGGAGATCGTGATGTATTTGTTCATACAACCGGACTTTTAGACAATGTTCAAGAAAATGATAAAGTAACCTATGACATTGAGCATGGGCAGAGAGGGATGTTTGCGGTGAACGTAAAACGTCAATAG
- a CDS encoding helix-turn-helix domain-containing protein: MSNLIHQRRLHQLRQLLLNLIYGYYNYRIPVVSTQTYLETLVRLANTLADTLDKKTSHTQNLIKGVILLSMDGTIISINHSMASAIGVKMEMLHGTPLSGFLTNEDQRLWENFHHSSSPPNAFYNSLTFITQEGLLMKYTCTIESMLLPDYGEVYLLSCFSGFKNPNEPTSIASDISPTTKFTSNPADIYYYILSLGDEPIPCVKELVSRADTNSHTILSNFKKQYNISLHNWIKELRLLKSHGMIKETELPIKAIAITLGFKSYPYFSRIFKERFGHSPQELRRNSH, encoded by the coding sequence ATGTCCAATCTTATTCATCAACGTAGGCTTCATCAGCTTAGGCAATTACTACTAAACCTTATTTACGGATATTACAATTACCGAATTCCAGTGGTTTCCACACAAACCTATTTAGAAACTCTTGTAAGGCTAGCCAACACGCTAGCAGATACGCTAGACAAAAAAACTTCTCATACCCAAAACCTTATAAAAGGAGTCATTTTATTAAGTATGGATGGTACCATTATAAGCATAAATCATTCTATGGCAAGTGCCATTGGCGTTAAAATGGAAATGCTCCATGGCACTCCCTTAAGTGGTTTTCTCACCAATGAAGACCAAAGATTATGGGAAAATTTTCACCATTCCTCTTCCCCTCCTAACGCCTTCTACAACTCACTCACTTTTATCACCCAAGAAGGCCTACTTATGAAATACACCTGCACCATAGAATCCATGTTACTTCCGGACTATGGTGAGGTGTATTTATTGAGTTGTTTTTCAGGATTCAAAAACCCAAATGAACCCACCAGCATAGCTTCTGACATTTCACCTACTACAAAATTTACATCCAATCCTGCAGATATTTACTATTATATATTATCACTTGGGGATGAACCTATTCCATGTGTTAAGGAACTCGTGAGTAGAGCAGATACAAATAGTCATACTATTTTATCGAACTTTAAAAAGCAGTACAACATAAGTTTACATAATTGGATTAAGGAACTACGTCTATTAAAATCACATGGGATGATTAAGGAAACAGAACTTCCTATAAAGGCCATTGCCATTACTCTTGGTTTTAAAAGTTACCCCTACTTTTCAAGAATTTTCAAAGAAAGATTTGGTCATTCACCTCAAGAATTACGAAGAAATTCACACTAA